tgctataggtttcaggagtttcaggctgcttacctctctctcccaaaatacataatccaggaggatcctcttgatggggctgtccatatcggcagactgtgatatggccatttcttggagcgactccttcccctccaggagactgtcaaacatgattacaacaccaccccaacgtgTGTTGCTGGGCAGCATCAATGTGGTTGGCTCTCTTGTACAGTGTATCCATTGTGTTCAGTGTCATGATgcccttgaggagcagattcaatgcatgagcagcaaaGTCAATGGGTGTGATGGGAGGGTAGGacaccactttagaccaagcagccttcatgttcgcagcattgtccgTCACCAGTTCAAATGCCTTCTGTGGTACAAGgtcattgcagatgagctgaaggcagtcatcaatgtaGAGATCGGTGCATCTTGCCCcttgtgtgtctgtgctcttgtagaatactggttgaggagtggaaatgtagttaattattccctgcccacgaacattcgaccaaCCATCAGAGATGactgcaatacagtctgctttctctaggacttgcttgaccttcacttgaactctgcaaCCAGTAAATGAGTAGATTAAGCAtctctggttggaggggtgtatgctgggcgaagaaaaTTCAGAAatatcttccaatacacattgcctgtgagcagaggtgaaccagttgcatacacagcttaagcaagacattcatcagcatttcctTGACTacattcctccattgagtcaaaaaaccttctgattccaggaggaccatgagctgttgctatcgataagttgtcattcatcattttcacctcaaatagaagtatagggacttttgtcagaggttgcttgctgtgagcactgagggaactttatgcacttggccagatgattctgcatctttgttgcattcttcacatatgatttgacACAGTATtcgcaaatgtacacagcttctCCTTCTACATTTGCTGCAGTGAAaggtctccacacatcagatggtGCCCGTGCAATGTTCCTGTAGAGATAAGCGGGGGCAAAAATGAGTgcaaaaaacaaatacaattccatgtacagataaattgttaagcagttagattaaactcCTCTTTTGTAAGATACATCTTTTTAAATGAAGCATGTATGGAAACAGGCAAATTCACACTCCTTAGCAGGCTCAAataagctaaaacccacatggtagcaaatactaactagcagaaattgttaacaagttagaaatgatttaaacactttgttgtaggctactatttactagttaacaaaaaatcacatgtaatataaaatatattcaccccaccgaGTATTTTAATCAagacttaccagaaagcatgtagtccttggcacAGACCGTGTAgaagtgtgggctcaatagcatctcattagtgtgcaagatcttgagaatctgcacatgtgatggaagaatgcactttGCATGCAGAGGGTAAGCAAAATTCCCAGGCTTAAGTTCCCATGAAAAAGTTTATGAAAGTTTCTGACAATTTGCAACCCTAGTTGGGTCACCCAGAAGGTTACATATTGCAGTAATTCATTAAATTAATTGCTTCACAACAATTATTTCAGAGATATTCTTCAAACACAGTGCTGGTTCCATAAAAATAGAACACAAAGAATGTCATTAGAATGAATAGAATTTGTTTTTATTCAAGGGTTGCACCTCTGTTAATCGGTTGCCCCATGCCATTGTTATCAAAGTTCTACAGACGCCTCAGCCATAGTTGCGCCCAAAAGTCAAGTCGTGACCAGTCATTCTGAACAGGGGCTAGTGACTATTTGGTCTAAATTACACTGTAGCGGCCAGGTAATACGATGGCATTGCTAAAGTAGGCAAATTATTAGGCGGAAACAACTTTGCCATCATTATGATGTCGTCAAATTTACTTTAGACAGCAATGTTGACTTTAGTGGGCAAAGTTCATCAGCTCCAATTGAGAATGCATTAAGCAGAATATGCAGTTGCAATATTGTGACGCAATGTACATCTCATGAATAGGTGGCTTCTCTCTTACCTTCAGGTGGTGCAAACTCCCTCTGGAAGCCCACTCTGGTGAGCAGATGACAGTATTGCGCTGGCAGGCGCTGGTACATTCGCTGAGAGGTAGACACGTCCAACTGCTTCTTTTTAAGCTCGAAGACCTGCTTCAGGGCACGGTTCTCCACTTTCTCAACCTGTAACACATTTTCCATAACCATATGTGATTGGTTATCAAGCAGTTAATATCACAGATTGCACCTTTAATGTTAAATCTTTTGTTTCTTGTGTAGACACTCACCCTGACAATATTAAGACTGGAAAAATTCCGCTGTCTTTGTCTATAGTCAGAACTGCTCTCGTCGACAGGCTTCCTTGCTGAACTAGTGGAAGTGTTCAGGCCCATGTCAGTCTCTTCTGCTTTTGCGAAATCCTCTTGGACTTCGCAGCACATGGCTTCCACCTCTAATACAGCAGCTGTGACATCTCTAGAAGCCCCATGGATGTTCACACCGGCACAACCATCTTTGAAGAACACCTTAAAGGAAACTTTGAACTTGGTCTGAACGgtcagcagctttccaatctcaTGTTCACCAAAGTGCTGGATGAAATTGTTGCGAATGGTGAAGACCTTCTTGGAGACAGGGTAGAAAACAGAACACAACCAGGACCTGGCCTCTCTCAATGTCTCATCAAAGGCACTGCTGAGCTCGATATATGGTTGTGTGCTTTCCCTTGGATCTCTGGAGTCAAAATGGCCAGTTGTGGGCTCAAATACTTGCAGACGAGACACAAAAAATTATAATTTCATCCAAAATACTACATGCATAGTGCAAAAACCGTTGTAATAAATATGTTGTATCAAGAGTTCTGTTAACACACAAATGATAATAACATACCACTTCTACTACTTTTGACTGGGATCTCACCTTGAGCGGAGGCACTGTTGAAGGAGCTAGAATATTGTGTTGCGCCTTGAAGAGATTTCAGTTGGTCTTCAAAAGCCTGTGGAAAAGAGCAGAAATATGTGATGACTGGTAACTAGGCTATATCAACTCTGGTGTCCATAAGAAGACAGACAGGAAAGAAATGAAGTATTTTGGTTTAGAAATGTATCATATTCGCAACTCTTCAGTTCAAAAACGGCTAAGTCATTTAATTTCAAAAGAGTGAAATCGTCAAAGAGCTGTGGGACGATTACCAGGCCACGAAGGATTAGTATAAAAATGACTGACAATACTttgatcataataataatacttttacCCTATATGTCTCAGTGTCCTCTGGATATATAACATAATGGATATCCATGTTCATGCCATTGTTTTGCTTGGCAAATTTCACTGCTGTGTCCATCATAATCTGGGCAACCTCTTGCTTGTTGAAGCCCAACACACCAGTACCAATGGCTGGGAAGGAGATTGATGACAGCTGTTTTTTTTGGGCCATGCCCAGACACTTTGAGATGATGTCACCAAGAATCTGTCATGACAAGAATACAGAAAGCTTACAAATTACTTGTCCAGTTTCTAATTCTATATGTTGTACTTATGGACTAGAGACATAGTAAAATATAGTTAGATCTTTGAAAAACTACTCTTAACATATTGCTAGGAACAGTAAGGTAGGATAACAGTTGTTTGATATCAACAGTAGATTTTTGTATTTTTGCCTTATTTGCATTTACCTTTTGAGACTCAATACTTTGGTTTTGATTTTTGTAAGGACATATCGTGTGATACACATAAGTGCATAACAGGTTGTGTCCTTTGGTCTCTATAACGTCGCCATAACTTTTAGAGTTGCCTTTTCTAGATATCTCCTTCTGGATGCCTTTTCCAGCCTCTTGACAAATTGCTTTGGATATTGCCCTGGATGACAAATTAAGCTCGCCAGAAATTGTGTTCACAATGGCGCCCGTCTGTCAATAGAAGATGAGCAAGCTAGAATATCAGTTCATCACAGTTAAGCTTTTCATAGGTTtgaaaatatacactaccgttcaaaagtttagggtcacttagaaatgtccttgtttttgaaagagaagattaaaattgatcagaaacacagcgtagacattgttaatgtcgtAAATGACTGGAAATGTatctggaaatggcagattttttaatggaatatctacataggggtacagaggtccattatcaacaaccatcactcctgtgttccaatggcacgttgtgttagctaatccaagtacatcattttaaaaaggctaattgatcattagaaaacccttttgcaattatgttagcacagctgaaaactgttttgattaaataagcaataaaacgggccttctttagactagttgagtatctggagcatcagcatttttgggttagattacaggctcaaaatggccagaaacaaagaccttccttctgaaactcgtcagtctattcttgttctaagaaatgaagactattccatgcgagacgttgtcaagaaactgaagatcttgtacaacgctgtgtacaactcccttcacagaacaacgcaaactgtctctaaccagaattgaaagaggagtgcgaggccccggtgcacaactgagcaagacgacaagtacattagtgtccaGTTTGAaaagatgcctcacaagtcctcaactggcagcttcattaaatagtacccgcaaaacaccagtcgcaacgtcaacagtgaagaggcgactccgggatgctggccttctaggtagagttgcaaagaaaaagccatatctcagactggccaatgaaaagattaagatgagcaaaaggtcactggacagaggaactctgcctagaaggccagcatcccagtcgcctcttcactgctgaCGTTGCAACTGtttttttgcgggtactatttaatgaagctgcagaGATCTtcacgagatcttcagtttcttggcaatttctggtagggaatagccttcatttctcagaacaagaatagacttgacgagtttcagaagaaagtactttgtttctggaaattgagcctgtaatcgaacccacaaatgctgatgctccagatacttaactagtctagagaaggccagttttattgcttcttaatcaccacaacagttttcagctgtgctaaaattattgcaaaagggttttctaatgatcaattagctttttaaaattataaacttggataaggcaacacaacgtgtcattggaacacaggagtgatggttgctgataaatgggcctctgtacacattccataaatatatatatatatatatatttttttttttttatctgccgtttccagctacaatagtcattcacaccattaacaatgtctacactgtatttctgatcaatttggttatttttgttttctttcaaaaacaaggaaatgtcttACTGATCATAAAACTTTTAAAAAACGGTAGTCTATGTTCCAAATGCTGAAAATGAGCCAAATATCCACACACATTCCTCCATCAAATCATGTCTACTATTCAATTCTGATATTTATCATTATTTTACCTGCTGTCTCTGAATGTGTCCTTTTTTGAGATTCAGAGTGACATTGTTGATTTTCATTGAAGTTAAGCCTTTTCCGTGACTCACAATTTCACTGTATGAAACTTTAGGTGGCAGCCACTGAGCCGCCGCTGGTTGACTGTGTGAAACCGATGACACCAGTACTTCATGAcatgctctctccatctccctgaccGATGGGTCATCGTGATTGACCAGGCGAACCTCTAAAGGACCTCCGTTGTAAGTGTGATCATGGTAGCGTTTCAGGGTTTGAACAATGACATTTGCACAGAGTGGCAGGGGAAAGTTGAACAGGCCAGAACTTATGGCAGGAATGGCAACAGACTTCAGATTATTTTTTATCGTTATCTCCAGAATGTTATTAATTGCCGCTCTGAGTTTTGGTATGGCATTATCAACATCAGATTTTTTGCAGTTGTATGGTAGGCTTGGACCAACGGCATGAATGATCTTCTTGTATGGAAGGTTTCCAGATGGGGCGATTATGGCATCTCCCGTTAACAACTTTCCGTTGGCCTTTATGTACCGGTCACTCGCTCGCTGGATATCTGGGCCACCGGCATCGCTAAGCGCCTTGGCGAGACCTCCCCCATGACTGAGGTGCTCATTGGCCGCGTTGACCACAGCCTCTACGCCACAGTGAGTGGTAAGGTCGTCCCTCCATACAGACACCCTGAGGCCCTTGGACAGCAGGGTAGAAAACCTCATCTCAGGCTTCATGGACTGTCCTGCACCTGCACTGGCAACATCCACACCATGGAGCACGGCAGTGCATCCAAACTTGCTTTGCAGGGCGTAAGTCAGAGCTGGTCCACATTGGACCAGGATGCTCACTATCTCCTCCTCCAGAGGGAAATTATCTGAATTGGCCATGGCTCACACAATACAGGGTATCCAATGTTGTTCTgaggactgaggaaaacatttGAGCGTAAGAGGTCATATGCAATCAAGGCATACATTACACAAGTCAAATGAGCTTCTTATGAACATGACAACCTTTCATTatataaaagttttttttttgtaatagTCTACATTATGTAATTCCGATTCTATTATTTTTCAAGCACATGGCCTAGCTtacattaccaacaaactatcaaGGTGCATGTTGTTCTAATAACTAAATATGATTGTATCACCTATTAATTTGATCATTATGAAAACAATACTTTATTCACATCAGAGGAactctataggctgggacatcaGATCAAGCTGTTTTGCTGGAACAACACTGACCTTGAGGACTAGGCTATAATCAAAACTGAAAGTAAACTTACTTGACTGATATGGATAAATaagtacattttaaaaaataaataaagacaatAGTCAATCTCACAAGCCCAACAATAATGAATTTAATATTACATTCGAGCATAAATATAGCAGGGTGTAAATTAGGGTTGAACCCGATTACCGAGATTTTCCCGCACAAAACCACTCCATTTTCCCAGGATAAATAATTGCAAGAAAATGGTAAAGGATTTCTATGAACAGCATGGCatgaaatggaactgttaaatgaTATGTGATGTTTAAAATCTGGCTTCTCAACTGCCTCTGCATGATTAAATCAATGCTCAAGGTGGGGACGTGGTAACTTTGTTTgtgacaggtaggcctacatttgctgcagcatagcctatgctacagtaatataaagactGAATGCGTTTCTAATTTACCCATCTCCGTCTGGCTTTCGGAGGGGGGGGTCACATTGGTTTTTTAATTGTAAAGATGTGCATTTACTTATTGCAGTTGCATTGTTTTTAAAAAACAGCCTAGCGCTTGAATATCGTTGCTTTAAAATCAGTGCGCGCATGAGCACTCTTTCTATCAACTCCATTCAAATTGCATCAAAAATAGATTATGTTTTAGGTATATCCATGTCCTAGCCTACCTCTTTCAGGTAATGCATTCAATGTAGTGTCGGCCATATATTTAGCTAATTAATGATGGGTTATAGTTACTAAGCTTCTAACTTAAAGCCTCAGTCTCTTGCGCAAAATGCAAGCGCATGAGCTCTGCtggcctcaacaacaacaaaaacaccccTTAGCTCTTGGAGACCTATGCAGGAAAAGCTAGACTTTTTTTAGCATTTGTTATACCAATAGACtattcaaataatatttttgctgaatgttaaatacagcagccaatagaactcACGGGTAGATTGAAAGAAGAGCTAATGCATGATGGCGGTAGGCTAcagcagttatttattcagatCTGTAACCATTAAAGCGTCGCCTTCTGCATCTAATTCTAGTCCTATATTGTTCAAGGATGTCATTAGAAAGACGAAGATGAAGACAACTAAACCAGTTTCATTTCTGTTTAAAGTGAATAAGGAATGAAgcaacagtgagagaaagagtcagCCTACTAATTATACAAATAGGCCACATTATATTTTAAAATCAAATTTGCTAGCCTATACTTGCAACTTTGTAGGCTGCAACAGAATGGTGGTTTGAACTGTGTGTAATTCCAGTACAATAACAGTTCACACTCAAAATAACCTACTGGAGCTAGTTTCACTTAATTACTCGAGacagcatatacagtgcattcggaaataaaGTATTTAGACCACTTGACTATTTTTGCATGTTtatgttacagccgtattctaaaattgattaaaggAATAAAAACCTtcccccaatctacacacaatcccccataatgacaaaacctgtttttgcttttagaaatgtttgcaaaaaacaTTTGGGGTattcctcccattcttctctacagatcctcacaagctgtgtcaggttggatggggtgtgTCGCTGCGCAGCTAATCCCAGGTTTATCTGGAGATGTTAGATGTGGTTCAAGCCTGGGCACTGGCTGgatcactcaaggacattcagagacttgtcctgaagccacttctgtgttgtcttggctgtgtgcttagggtcattgtcctgttggaaggtgaacctttgctccagtctgaggtcctgagtgctctagagcaggttttcagcaAGGATCTCTGTGCTTCGCTCCATTCAATCTTTCTCTTGATCCTgagtagtctcccagtccctgccgctgaaaaaaaaaaaaaaacatccccacagcatgatgctgccaccaccatacttcaccgtaaggatggtgccaggtttcctccagatgtgatacttggcatttcatcagaccagagaatattgtttcctcatggtctgagagtctttacgtgccttttggcaaacaccaagcaggctgtcatgtgcattttactgaggagtggcttccgtctagccattctaccataaaggcctgattggtggagtgctgcagagatgattgttctatctggacagaggaactctgaagctctgtcagtgaccattgggttcttggtcacatccctgaccaaggccattctccccggTTTGCGCAGTTTatccaggcagccagctctaggaagtgtcttggtggttccaaacttcttccatttaagaatgatggaggccactgtgttcttagggaccttcaatactgaagaaatgttttgttacccttccccagatctgtgcctcgacacaatcctatcttggagctctacggagaattccttcgacctcatggcttggtttttgctctgacatgcactgtcaactgtgggaccttacatagacaggtgtgtgccttgccaaatcatgtccaatcaacatgattagagtccacctgtggaaaattaagtcgtagaaacaggatgcaccggagctcaatttcaagtctcacaaGTTCAGGCCCTTTGCTGTAagtaatgtatttctgtttttttatttgatccatttcagaataaggccataaagtaacaaaatgtggaaaaactagACATTTGAGTATTTCGCTACATTG
This genomic window from Oncorhynchus gorbuscha isolate QuinsamMale2020 ecotype Even-year linkage group LG07, OgorEven_v1.0, whole genome shotgun sequence contains:
- the parp9 gene encoding protein mono-ADP-ribosyltransferase PARP9 isoform X4; the protein is MANSDNFPLEEEIVSILVQCGPALTYALQSKFGCTAVLHGVDVASAGAGQSMKPEMRFSTLLSKGLRVSVWRDDLTTHCGVEAVVNAANEHLSHGGGLAKALSDAGGPDIQRASDRYIKANGKLLTGDAIIAPSGNLPYKKIIHAVGPSLPYNCKKSDVDNAIPKLRAAINNILEITIKNNLKSVAIPAISSGLFNFPLPLCANVIVQTLKRYHDHTYNGGPLEVRLVNHDDPSVREMERACHEVLVSSVSHSQPAAAQWLPPKVSYSEIVSHGKGLTSMKINNVTLNLKKGHIQRQQAFEDQLKSLQGATQYSSSFNSASAQGEIPVKSSRSVFEPTTGHFDSRDPRESTQPYIELSSAFDETLREARSWLCSVFYPVSKKVFTIRNNFIQHFGEHEIGKLLTVQTKFKVSFKVFFKDGCAGVNIHGASRDVTAAVLEVEAMCCEVQEDFAKAEETDMGLNTSTSSARKPVDESSSDYRQRQRNFSSLNIVRVEKVENRALKQVFELKKKQLDVSTSQRMYQRLPAQYCHLLTRVGFQREFAPPEEKIYGEGIYFSGSVDGAKKQWKGLADEAYLYFVEAQVLTGNSTHGSPDLIVPPVMPSGDPITLYDSVKGGVDTYVIFNGHQALPEYLIICKNE
- the parp9 gene encoding protein mono-ADP-ribosyltransferase PARP9 isoform X3 — protein: MANSDNFPLEEEIVSILVQCGPALTYALQSKFGCTAVLHGVDVASAGAGQSMKPEMRFSTLLSKGLRVSVWRDDLTTHCGVEAVVNAANEHLSHGGGLAKALSDAGGPDIQRASDRYIKANGKLLTGDAIIAPSGNLPYKKIIHAVGPSLPYNCKKSDVDNAIPKLRAAINNILEITIKNNLKSVAIPAISSGLFNFPLPLCANVIVQTLKRYHDHTYNGGPLEVRLVNHDDPSVREMERACHEVLVSSVSHSQPAAAQWLPPKVSYSEIVSHGKGLTSMKINNVTLNLKKGHIQRQQILGDIISKCLGMAQKKQLSSISFPAIGTGVLGFNKQEVAQIMMDTAVKFAKQNNGMNMDIHYVIYPEDTETYRAFEDQLKSLQGATQYSSSFNSASAQGEIPVKSSRSVFEPTTGHFDSRDPRESTQPYIELSSAFDETLREARSWLCSVFYPVSKKVFTIRNNFIQHFGEHEIGKLLTVQTKFKVSFKVFFKDGCAGVNIHGASRDVTAAVLEVEAMCCEVQEDFAKAEETDMGLNTSTSSARKPVDESSSDYRQRQRNFSSLNIVRVEKVENRALKQVFELKKKQLDVSTSQRMYQRLPAQYCHLLTRVGFQREFAPPEEKIYGEGIYFSGSVDGAKKQWKGLADEAYLYFVEAQVLTGNSTHGSPDLIVPPVMPSGDPITLYDSVKGGVDTYVIFNGHQALPEYLIICKNE
- the parp9 gene encoding protein mono-ADP-ribosyltransferase PARP9 isoform X1 — translated: MANSDNFPLEEEIVSILVQCGPALTYALQSKFGCTAVLHGVDVASAGAGQSMKPEMRFSTLLSKGLRVSVWRDDLTTHCGVEAVVNAANEHLSHGGGLAKALSDAGGPDIQRASDRYIKANGKLLTGDAIIAPSGNLPYKKIIHAVGPSLPYNCKKSDVDNAIPKLRAAINNILEITIKNNLKSVAIPAISSGLFNFPLPLCANVIVQTLKRYHDHTYNGGPLEVRLVNHDDPSVREMERACHEVLVSSVSHSQPAAAQWLPPKVSYSEIVSHGKGLTSMKINNVTLNLKKGHIQRQQTGAIVNTISGELNLSSRAISKAICQEAGKGIQKEISRKGNSKSYGDVIETKGHNLLCTYVYHTICPYKNQNQSIESQKILGDIISKCLGMAQKKQLSSISFPAIGTGVLGFNKQEVAQIMMDTAVKFAKQNNGMNMDIHYVIYPEDTETYRAFEDQLKSLQGATQYSSSFNSASAQGEIPVKSSRSVFEPTTGHFDSRDPRESTQPYIELSSAFDETLREARSWLCSVFYPVSKKVFTIRNNFIQHFGEHEIGKLLTVQTKFKVSFKVFFKDGCAGVNIHGASRDVTAAVLEVEAMCCEVQEDFAKAEETDMGLNTSTSSARKPVDESSSDYRQRQRNFSSLNIVRVEKVENRALKQVFELKKKQLDVSTSQRMYQRLPAQYCHLLTRVGFQREFAPPEEKIYGEGIYFSGSVDGAKKQWKGLADEAYLYFVEAQVLTGNSTHGSPDLIVPPVMPSGDPITLYDSVKGGVDTYVIFNGHQALPEYLIICKNE
- the parp9 gene encoding protein mono-ADP-ribosyltransferase PARP9 isoform X5 → MANSDNFPLEEEIVSILVQCGPALTYALQSKFGCTAVLHGVDVASAGAGQSMKPEMRFSTLLSKGLRVSVWRDDLTTHCGVEAVVNAANEHLSHGGGLAKALSDAGGPDIQRASDRYIKANGKLLTGDAIIAPSGNLPYKKIIHAVGPSLPYNCKKSDVDNAIPKLRAAINNILEITIKNNLKSVAIPAISSGLFNFPLPLCANVIVQTLKRYHDHTYNGGPLEVRLVNHDDPSVREMERACHEVLVSSVSHSQPAAAQWLPPKVSYSEIVSHGKGLTSMKINNVTLNLKKGHIQRQQAFEDQLKSLQGATQYSSSFNSASAQVFEPTTGHFDSRDPRESTQPYIELSSAFDETLREARSWLCSVFYPVSKKVFTIRNNFIQHFGEHEIGKLLTVQTKFKVSFKVFFKDGCAGVNIHGASRDVTAAVLEVEAMCCEVQEDFAKAEETDMGLNTSTSSARKPVDESSSDYRQRQRNFSSLNIVRVEKVENRALKQVFELKKKQLDVSTSQRMYQRLPAQYCHLLTRVGFQREFAPPEEKIYGEGIYFSGSVDGAKKQWKGLADEAYLYFVEAQVLTGNSTHGSPDLIVPPVMPSGDPITLYDSVKGGVDTYVIFNGHQALPEYLIICKNE
- the parp9 gene encoding protein mono-ADP-ribosyltransferase PARP9 isoform X2 encodes the protein MANSDNFPLEEEIVSILVQCGPALTYALQSKFGCTAVLHGVDVASAGAGQSMKPEMRFSTLLSKGLRVSVWRDDLTTHCGVEAVVNAANEHLSHGGGLAKALSDAGGPDIQRASDRYIKANGKLLTGDAIIAPSGNLPYKKIIHAVGPSLPYNCKKSDVDNAIPKLRAAINNILEITIKNNLKSVAIPAISSGLFNFPLPLCANVIVQTLKRYHDHTYNGGPLEVRLVNHDDPSVREMERACHEVLVSSVSHSQPAAAQWLPPKVSYSEIVSHGKGLTSMKINNVTLNLKKGHIQRQQTGAIVNTISGELNLSSRAISKAICQEAGKGIQKEISRKGNSKSYGDVIETKGHNLLCTYVYHTICPYKNQNQSIESQKILGDIISKCLGMAQKKQLSSISFPAIGTGVLGFNKQEVAQIMMDTAVKFAKQNNGMNMDIHYVIYPEDTETYRAFEDQLKSLQGATQYSSSFNSASAQVFEPTTGHFDSRDPRESTQPYIELSSAFDETLREARSWLCSVFYPVSKKVFTIRNNFIQHFGEHEIGKLLTVQTKFKVSFKVFFKDGCAGVNIHGASRDVTAAVLEVEAMCCEVQEDFAKAEETDMGLNTSTSSARKPVDESSSDYRQRQRNFSSLNIVRVEKVENRALKQVFELKKKQLDVSTSQRMYQRLPAQYCHLLTRVGFQREFAPPEEKIYGEGIYFSGSVDGAKKQWKGLADEAYLYFVEAQVLTGNSTHGSPDLIVPPVMPSGDPITLYDSVKGGVDTYVIFNGHQALPEYLIICKNE